Proteins found in one Neomonachus schauinslandi chromosome 1, ASM220157v2, whole genome shotgun sequence genomic segment:
- the LOC110578445 gene encoding LOW QUALITY PROTEIN: 40S ribosomal protein S6-like (The sequence of the model RefSeq protein was modified relative to this genomic sequence to represent the inferred CDS: substituted 1 base at 1 genomic stop codon) — MVEENKAKIEMNEAVGCFRIQLNISFPATGCQKLIEVDDEHKLRTFYEKYMATEVAADALGEEWKDYVVRISGGNDKQGFPMGQGVSTHDRVRLLLSKGYSCYRPRRTGERERKSVQGCIVDANLSLLKLVIVKKGEKDIPELTDTPLLCSLGPKRASRIRKLFNLSKEDDVRQYVVRKPLNKEGKKPRTKAPKIXHLVTPRVLQHKCQRIALKKQHTQENKEEAAEYAKLLAKRMKEAKEKRQEQIAKRRRLSSLRASTSKSESSQK; from the exons ATGGTGGaggaaaataaagctaaaatagaaatgaatg AGGCGGTAGGCTGCTTCAGGATTCAGCTGAACATCTCTTTCCCAGCTACTGGCTGCCAGAAACTCATTGAAGTGGACGATGAACACAAACTTCGTACCTTTTATGAGAAGTATATGGCCACAGAAGTTGCTGCTGATGCTCTGGGTGAAGAATGGAAGGATTATGTGGTCCGAATCAGTGGTGGCAATGACAAACAAGGCTTCCCCATGGGGCAGGGTGTCTCGACCCATGACCGTGTCCGCCTGCTGCTGAGTAAGGGGTATTCCTGCTATAGACCAAGgaggactggagagagagagcgcaaatcTGTTCAGGGTTGCATTGTGGATGCCAATCTCAGTCTTCTCAAGTTGGTCATTGtaaaaaaaggggagaaggaTATTCCTGAACTCACAGATACTCCTCTGCTTTGTAGCCTGGGGCCCAAAAGAGCCAGCAGAATCCGCAAACTTTTCAATCTCTCTAAAGAAGATGATGTTCGCCAGTATGTTGTGAGAAAGCCCCTaaacaaagaaggtaagaaacCTAGAACCAAAGCGCCTAAGATTTAGCATCTTGTTACTCCACGTGTCCTCCAGCACAAATGTCAGCGTATTGCCTTGAAGAAGCAGCACACTCAGGAAAATAAGGAAGAGGCTGCAGAATATGCTAAACTTTTGGCCAAGAGAATGAAGGAGGCCAAAGAAAAACGCCAGGAACAGATTGCCAAGAGACGGAGACTGTCCTCTCTGAGAGCTTCTACCTCTAAGTCTGAGTCCAgtcaaaaatga